The proteins below are encoded in one region of Paenisporosarcina cavernae:
- the smc gene encoding chromosome segregation protein SMC, with protein sequence MFLKRLEVIGFKSFADRIGIDFVPGVTAVVGPNGSGKSNVTDAIRWVLGEQSAKSLRGAKMEDVIFAGSDSRKPLNFAEVTLVLDNSDQRIPLDFHEISVTRRVFRSGDSEYQINKQSCRLKDITDLFMDSGLGKEAFSIISQGRVDEILNSKAEDRRSIFEEAAGVLKYKLRKKKAESKLFETDDNLNRVLDILHELEGRMEPLREQASKAKDYVEMTTSLKDIELNVLAYDWKAMEEKSQELATTMSQLTKEKENLQQSIASLEESLTKQRLELGQQDTRLDEAQEVLVEASSELERWEGRKLLFQEKNTNAATQIAKLEEEKRALEKEMDSIQSEISSLGQRKTEKETQLKEAKISSKQLEHQMVKSSAEIEEELEEWKSKYIDRLNEEATLKNEVKNILQLLSSEEAHQSKVSGESSQVQHDLSELHQNRQQVERSLKSIREELSGKRGAYSKSSTELEEWKQTLESKQSILYKAYQHAQQLKARKESLENLEAEFSGFFQGVKEVLQAREKGQLNGIIGAVAELISVDAAYSKAIETSLGGALQHVVTKTDQDARQAIQLLKQKRMGRATFLPLSVMKARKLSGDVISSIKGHPAFVDTADRLVESQAENRVIIENLLGNVIVAKDLEGASKLAKVLQHRYRIVSLDGDIVNAGGSLTGGASKQQSSVFTRKAELEQLISQVQELEHQLEQAEKQVASWKEKVSQRSVKLDEEKQQGEELRSKEMELELSLRQIDEQVKRLQDRFTITESEKEHMVDRQKSLEVRQIEAQNRLEKVAIELTQMNEQIDRLTKLKNQGQQERDRLTELSAEMRSQIAVLSEQVLTMEKTYTSERNRLQSVQDKVIQVDKEIRWIATGEGNSGPSEEEIEKALLTWMEKKQQSSEIVLASKEARQRIQGMIIEIEQALKVENGKLQYQLDTIRKLDVQINRLDVEQQALIEHLDETYHMDETELQLPDSESYDLADARKKLKLLKQSIEELGSVNVGAIEEFEKVSERFAFLTEQRQDLVDAKETLHEAIKEMDQEMTSRFHDAFFAIRAQFTKVFRELFGGGNADLILTNPEDLLGTGIEIVAQPPGKKLQALSLLSGGERALTAIALLFAILNIRPVPFCILDEVEAALDESNVVRYSQYLKKFSQDTQFIVITHRKGTMEGADVLYGITMQESGISKLVSVKLEEEERELVTQGSAKN encoded by the coding sequence TTGTTTTTAAAACGTTTAGAAGTAATCGGTTTTAAATCCTTTGCAGATCGAATTGGTATTGATTTCGTTCCTGGAGTAACCGCGGTTGTTGGTCCGAATGGCAGTGGAAAGAGTAATGTCACGGATGCGATACGATGGGTACTTGGAGAGCAATCCGCCAAGTCTCTTCGAGGTGCCAAAATGGAAGACGTTATTTTTGCTGGGAGTGATTCAAGAAAACCTTTGAACTTCGCAGAGGTAACCTTAGTATTAGATAATTCCGATCAACGAATTCCATTGGATTTTCATGAAATTAGTGTAACGCGACGAGTATTTCGTTCTGGGGATAGTGAATACCAAATTAATAAACAGTCCTGCAGATTAAAAGATATTACAGACCTTTTTATGGATTCTGGCTTGGGTAAAGAAGCGTTTTCCATTATCTCACAAGGTCGCGTGGATGAAATATTAAATAGTAAAGCAGAAGATCGACGTTCTATCTTTGAGGAAGCTGCTGGCGTGCTGAAATACAAGCTTCGTAAGAAAAAAGCAGAATCAAAATTATTTGAAACGGATGATAATTTAAATCGTGTGTTGGATATCTTGCATGAGCTCGAAGGTCGAATGGAGCCATTAAGGGAGCAGGCATCAAAGGCAAAAGACTATGTGGAAATGACAACGTCGTTAAAGGATATCGAACTAAACGTTCTTGCCTATGACTGGAAAGCGATGGAAGAAAAGAGTCAAGAGCTAGCAACCACTATGTCTCAGTTGACGAAAGAAAAAGAAAATTTGCAACAATCGATTGCATCATTAGAAGAATCATTAACGAAACAGCGTCTCGAGCTTGGTCAACAAGATACACGTCTTGACGAAGCACAAGAAGTATTAGTGGAAGCAAGTAGTGAGTTAGAGCGGTGGGAAGGACGGAAGCTTTTATTCCAAGAAAAAAATACCAACGCAGCAACTCAAATTGCCAAACTAGAAGAAGAAAAACGGGCTTTGGAAAAAGAAATGGACAGTATCCAGTCGGAAATTTCCTCACTTGGTCAACGGAAAACCGAAAAAGAAACGCAATTAAAAGAAGCGAAAATTTCATCTAAACAACTGGAACACCAAATGGTTAAATCATCAGCAGAAATTGAAGAAGAGCTAGAAGAATGGAAATCGAAATACATTGACCGTTTAAATGAAGAAGCAACGTTGAAAAATGAAGTAAAGAACATTTTACAGTTGTTGAGTTCAGAAGAAGCGCATCAATCTAAAGTATCTGGTGAATCATCTCAAGTACAACATGATTTAAGTGAATTGCACCAAAATCGTCAGCAAGTAGAGCGTTCACTCAAGAGCATTCGTGAGGAGTTATCCGGTAAACGTGGCGCTTACTCCAAATCTTCCACAGAGTTAGAGGAATGGAAACAAACACTTGAAAGTAAACAATCAATTCTATATAAGGCGTATCAGCATGCGCAACAATTAAAAGCGAGAAAAGAATCATTAGAAAACCTAGAAGCGGAATTCTCTGGGTTCTTTCAAGGTGTAAAGGAAGTTTTACAAGCTCGCGAAAAAGGACAGTTAAATGGAATTATTGGTGCTGTAGCAGAATTAATATCGGTGGATGCTGCCTATTCAAAGGCGATTGAAACCTCTCTTGGCGGTGCCTTGCAACATGTCGTGACAAAAACAGATCAAGATGCGAGACAAGCAATCCAATTGTTAAAACAAAAGCGAATGGGAAGAGCAACCTTTCTGCCACTATCCGTCATGAAAGCCCGAAAGCTTTCTGGAGATGTGATTTCCTCTATCAAAGGTCATCCCGCTTTCGTTGATACAGCAGATCGATTAGTGGAAAGTCAAGCAGAAAATCGCGTCATTATCGAAAATCTGTTAGGGAATGTCATCGTTGCAAAAGACTTAGAAGGTGCTTCGAAGCTAGCAAAAGTACTTCAACACCGCTATCGAATCGTTTCTTTAGACGGCGATATTGTAAATGCTGGTGGTTCCTTAACGGGTGGAGCGTCGAAACAACAATCCTCCGTATTTACACGGAAAGCAGAATTAGAGCAACTCATTTCGCAAGTTCAAGAGTTAGAACATCAACTAGAACAGGCGGAAAAACAAGTAGCATCTTGGAAAGAAAAAGTTTCGCAACGTTCCGTGAAACTTGACGAAGAAAAGCAGCAAGGTGAAGAACTTCGTTCAAAAGAAATGGAATTAGAGTTATCTTTACGACAAATCGACGAACAGGTCAAACGATTACAGGATCGCTTCACGATCACGGAATCAGAAAAAGAGCATATGGTCGATCGGCAAAAATCATTAGAAGTTCGTCAAATAGAAGCACAAAACCGATTAGAAAAAGTAGCCATCGAATTGACTCAAATGAATGAACAAATAGACCGGTTAACAAAACTGAAAAACCAAGGACAACAAGAACGTGACCGATTGACAGAACTATCCGCAGAAATGCGTTCACAAATCGCGGTCTTGTCTGAACAAGTACTAACGATGGAAAAAACGTATACATCCGAAAGAAATCGGTTACAGTCAGTCCAAGATAAAGTCATCCAAGTAGACAAAGAGATTCGTTGGATTGCTACAGGGGAAGGTAATTCAGGACCTTCTGAAGAAGAGATTGAAAAAGCTCTGCTCACTTGGATGGAGAAAAAGCAGCAGTCAAGTGAGATTGTTTTAGCGAGTAAAGAAGCTAGGCAACGCATCCAAGGGATGATTATTGAAATAGAACAAGCGTTAAAAGTGGAAAATGGCAAACTACAATATCAACTTGATACAATTCGAAAACTAGATGTGCAAATCAACCGTCTGGATGTTGAACAGCAAGCGCTAATCGAGCATCTAGATGAGACGTATCATATGGATGAAACAGAATTGCAATTACCTGACAGTGAGTCCTATGATTTAGCGGATGCTAGAAAGAAGCTAAAGCTATTGAAGCAATCGATCGAAGAATTGGGTTCTGTGAACGTTGGTGCAATAGAAGAATTCGAGAAAGTGTCAGAACGATTCGCTTTCTTAACCGAACAACGTCAAGATTTAGTAGACGCTAAAGAGACGTTGCATGAAGCGATCAAAGAGATGGATCAAGAGATGACTTCTCGTTTTCATGATGCCTTCTTTGCGATTCGTGCTCAATTTACTAAAGTTTTCCGAGAATTATTTGGAGGCGGTAATGCAGATTTAATTTTAACCAATCCAGAAGATTTACTTGGAACGGGTATTGAAATTGTCGCTCAACCACCAGGGAAAAAGTTACAAGCACTTAGCTTATTATCTGGTGGAGAAAGAGCGCTAACTGCTATCGCTTTGTTGTTCGCTATCTTAAATATTCGTCCTGTACCTTTCTGTATACTAGACGAAGTGGAAGCTGCATTAGATGAATCGAATGTTGTTCGTTACAGTCAATATTTGAAGAAGTTTAGTCAAGACACACAATTTATCGTGATAACACATCGAAAAGGCACGATGGAAGGTGCAGACGTCTTGTATGGTATTACGATGCAAGAATCTGGTATATCAAAATTAGTTTCCGTTAAACTCGAAGAAGAAGAACGAGAACTTGTGACACAAGGGAGCGCGAAAAATTGA
- the ftsY gene encoding signal recognition particle-docking protein FtsY: MSFFKKMKEKFTGASDQEVSTEKYKDGLSKTRNSFTSKVNDLVARYRKVDEDFFEELEDLLLQADVGFETVMELMDQLRFEVQRQNVKDTSQIQSVISEKLVEIYESGDDSSNDLQYATEGPTVFLFVGVNGVGKTTTIGKLAHRLKQEGKTVMLAAGDTFRAGAIDQLQVWGDRVGVEVIKQAEGSDPAAVMYDAIRAAKSRQVDVLICDTAGRLQNKVNLMNELTKVHRVISREIPEAPHEVLLALDATTGQNALIQAQSFQKATNVTGIVLTKLDGTAKGGIVLAIRNKLKIPVKFVGLGEKMDDLQPFDTEKYVYGLFAEGLEKEE, encoded by the coding sequence TTGAGTTTTTTTAAAAAAATGAAAGAAAAGTTTACGGGTGCTTCTGATCAAGAGGTATCAACAGAAAAGTACAAAGACGGATTGTCAAAAACACGTAACAGTTTTACGTCGAAAGTAAATGATTTGGTTGCGAGATACCGAAAAGTTGACGAGGACTTTTTCGAAGAATTAGAAGATCTTTTACTACAAGCAGATGTTGGTTTTGAAACCGTCATGGAATTAATGGATCAATTGCGTTTTGAAGTCCAACGTCAAAACGTCAAAGATACGTCGCAAATTCAATCTGTTATTTCAGAGAAGCTAGTGGAAATCTACGAGTCAGGCGATGATAGCTCCAATGATTTACAGTATGCAACGGAAGGTCCAACAGTTTTCTTATTTGTTGGAGTAAATGGCGTTGGGAAAACGACTACTATTGGAAAATTAGCACACCGATTAAAACAAGAAGGAAAAACGGTCATGCTTGCTGCGGGAGATACATTCCGTGCGGGAGCAATTGATCAGCTGCAAGTATGGGGTGACAGAGTAGGAGTAGAAGTGATTAAGCAAGCGGAAGGTTCTGATCCGGCCGCTGTTATGTATGATGCCATTCGAGCTGCGAAAAGTCGTCAAGTAGACGTGTTAATATGTGATACTGCTGGTAGATTACAAAACAAAGTGAACTTGATGAATGAGTTAACAAAAGTTCATCGTGTCATTTCAAGAGAGATCCCAGAAGCACCACATGAAGTATTACTGGCGTTAGATGCAACGACGGGCCAAAATGCACTGATTCAAGCGCAATCGTTCCAAAAAGCAACGAATGTAACAGGAATCGTCTTGACGAAGTTAGACGGTACAGCAAAAGGCGGAATCGTGCTAGCTATTCGAAATAAGTTGAAAATCCCTGTAAAATTCGTTGGACTAGGTGAAAAAATGGACGATTTACAACCGTTTGATACGGAAAAATATGTCTATGGTCTATTTGCTGAGGGCTTAGAAAAGGAAGAATAG
- a CDS encoding putative DNA-binding protein, with product MIVEKTTRMNFLFDFYQSLLTEKQRSYMELYYLDDLSLGEIADEYEISRQAVYDNIRRTEAMLEEYEEKLGLLSKFQRRQTLLKQLEDELAALSSEKESLHPIIHQLRESE from the coding sequence ATGATTGTAGAAAAAACTACCCGTATGAATTTCCTCTTCGACTTTTATCAGTCGCTACTAACGGAAAAACAGCGGTCCTATATGGAATTATATTATTTAGATGATTTATCACTTGGTGAAATCGCCGACGAATATGAAATTTCAAGACAAGCTGTTTACGATAATATTCGACGTACAGAAGCCATGTTAGAAGAGTACGAAGAAAAACTCGGCTTACTTTCAAAGTTTCAGCGACGACAAACTTTGTTAAAGCAACTGGAAGATGAATTGGCAGCTCTTTCGTCTGAGAAAGAGTCGCTACACCCAATTATTCATCAACTAAGAGAATCCGAATAG
- the ffh gene encoding signal recognition particle protein: MAFEGLAERLQGTMQRIKGKGKVTEADVKEMMREVRFALIEADVNLKVVKEFVKKVSERAVGTDVMKSLTPGQQVIKIVKDELTDLMGGEESPLQFAKKPPTVIMMVGLQGAGKTTTSGKLANVLRKKYNRKPLLVAADIYRPAAIQQLETIGKQLSLPVFSMGTDVSPVEIVRQALEKSKEDLNDVIIIDTAGRLHVDEDLMQELKDIRTIKEPDEVFLVVDSMTGQDAVNVAQQFNETVGITGVVLTKLDGDTRGGAALSIRSVAEKPIKFVGMGEKMDALEPFHPERMASRILGMGDMMSLIEKAQANVDEEKAKEMEEKFRTQTFTFDDFVEQLQQVKKMGPLEDILKMLPGAGKIKGLENAKVDEKQMGRVEAIIYSMTPAEKTNPEIISSSRKKRIATGSGTSIQEVNRLLKQFDEMKKMMKQMSGMTQKGKKKMKMPGFDSLFR; this comes from the coding sequence ATGGCTTTTGAAGGGTTAGCAGAACGTCTACAAGGGACAATGCAACGCATAAAAGGTAAAGGGAAGGTAACGGAAGCAGATGTAAAAGAAATGATGAGAGAGGTTCGATTTGCCCTCATCGAAGCGGACGTTAATTTAAAAGTAGTAAAAGAGTTTGTAAAAAAAGTAAGTGAACGTGCGGTCGGTACGGATGTAATGAAAAGTTTAACACCCGGCCAACAAGTCATAAAAATCGTAAAAGATGAGTTAACGGATTTAATGGGAGGGGAAGAAAGTCCTCTTCAGTTTGCGAAAAAACCTCCTACTGTAATCATGATGGTCGGGTTACAAGGAGCAGGTAAAACGACTACCTCTGGTAAATTGGCAAATGTCCTTCGGAAAAAATACAATCGTAAACCATTATTAGTCGCCGCAGATATTTATCGTCCTGCGGCTATACAGCAATTAGAAACAATTGGAAAGCAGTTATCTCTACCTGTCTTTTCTATGGGGACAGATGTTTCTCCAGTAGAAATAGTCCGTCAAGCGCTAGAAAAGTCAAAAGAAGATTTGAATGACGTGATCATAATCGATACGGCTGGTCGACTTCATGTCGATGAAGATTTAATGCAAGAATTAAAAGATATTCGAACTATTAAAGAGCCAGATGAAGTGTTCTTAGTTGTCGATTCAATGACTGGTCAAGATGCAGTCAATGTAGCACAGCAGTTTAATGAAACGGTTGGTATTACAGGAGTCGTGTTAACGAAGTTAGACGGTGATACACGTGGTGGAGCTGCTCTTTCTATCCGTTCAGTTGCAGAAAAACCGATTAAGTTCGTTGGTATGGGCGAGAAGATGGATGCATTAGAACCTTTCCATCCAGAGCGAATGGCTTCTCGAATTCTAGGTATGGGCGATATGATGTCGTTAATTGAAAAAGCGCAGGCAAATGTCGACGAAGAAAAAGCGAAAGAAATGGAAGAAAAATTCCGCACCCAAACGTTCACATTTGATGACTTTGTCGAGCAATTACAACAAGTGAAAAAAATGGGGCCATTAGAAGATATTTTAAAGATGCTTCCTGGCGCAGGAAAAATTAAAGGGCTAGAAAATGCAAAAGTAGACGAGAAACAGATGGGTAGAGTAGAAGCAATCATCTACTCCATGACGCCTGCAGAAAAAACAAACCCAGAGATTATTTCTTCTAGTCGAAAAAAACGAATTGCGACGGGATCGGGAACTTCCATTCAAGAAGTCAATCGATTATTAAAGCAATTTGACGAAATGAAAAAAATGATGAAACAAATGTCTGGAATGACCCAAAAAGGCAAAAAGAAAATGAAAATGCCGGGATTTGACTCTTTATTCCGTTAG
- the rpsP gene encoding 30S ribosomal protein S16 has protein sequence MAVKIRLKRMGAKKSPFYRIVVADSRSPRDGRQIETVGTYNPLTNPAELKINEELALKWLANGAKPSDTVRNLFSSQGIMEKFHNSKIAK, from the coding sequence ATGGCAGTAAAAATTCGCTTAAAACGTATGGGAGCTAAAAAATCTCCTTTCTATCGTATTGTAGTAGCTGACTCTCGTTCACCACGTGACGGACGTCAAATTGAAACAGTAGGTACTTATAACCCACTTACAAACCCAGCTGAGTTGAAAATCAACGAAGAGTTGGCGTTAAAATGGTTAGCAAATGGTGCAAAACCATCTGATACAGTACGTAACTTGTTCTCTTCTCAAGGGATCATGGAGAAATTCCATAACTCTAAAATCGCGAAGTAA
- a CDS encoding KH domain-containing protein translates to MKQLIETIVKPLVDYPEDVRIEMDESPNRIVYKLSVNPEDMGKVIGKQGRVAKAIRTIVYSAASSHHQKKTYVDILD, encoded by the coding sequence ATGAAGCAGCTGATTGAAACAATTGTGAAACCATTAGTAGATTATCCAGAAGACGTTCGAATTGAAATGGATGAAAGTCCAAATCGTATTGTCTACAAACTATCTGTTAACCCAGAAGATATGGGCAAAGTCATTGGTAAGCAAGGTCGTGTTGCGAAGGCAATACGAACGATTGTGTATTCAGCAGCGAGCAGTCACCACCAAAAGAAGACATACGTCGATATTTTGGACTAA
- the rimM gene encoding ribosome maturation factor RimM (Essential for efficient processing of 16S rRNA) gives MNWYNVGKIVNTHGIRGEVRVISSTDFPEERFAVGSKLGLFKKTDKKPLPLIVASHRKHKNFDLLTFEGFSTIEMVEGFRDGILKVSENQLEELEDNAFYFHEIIGCKVIDLDGNDIGEVQEILQTGANDVWAIKNSAGKMHYIPYIEDVVKEVNIEEQVIKIDALDGLL, from the coding sequence ATGAATTGGTATAACGTAGGTAAAATTGTGAACACCCACGGAATTCGTGGCGAAGTGCGCGTCATTTCAAGTACGGATTTTCCAGAAGAGCGATTCGCAGTCGGTAGTAAGTTAGGGTTATTTAAAAAAACGGACAAAAAACCGTTGCCATTAATCGTTGCTTCCCATCGGAAACATAAAAATTTCGACTTGCTTACCTTTGAAGGATTTTCCACGATTGAAATGGTGGAAGGGTTCCGAGATGGCATTTTAAAGGTGTCGGAAAATCAATTAGAAGAACTGGAAGATAATGCATTTTATTTCCACGAAATCATCGGTTGTAAAGTGATCGACCTGGATGGAAATGATATCGGTGAAGTGCAGGAGATTCTTCAAACTGGTGCGAATGATGTATGGGCAATAAAGAACAGTGCGGGCAAAATGCATTACATTCCATATATTGAAGACGTGGTGAAAGAAGTAAACATTGAGGAACAAGTGATCAAAATTGATGCACTGGACGGGTTATTATAA
- the trmD gene encoding tRNA (guanosine(37)-N1)-methyltransferase TrmD, translating into MQIDVLSLFPEMFEGVFGSSILKKAQEKDAVSLKVTDFRAFSGNKHNQVDDYPYGGGAGMVLKPEPLFRAVESVRDDQKTPRIILMCPQGERYTQAKAEELAKEEHLIFLCGHYEGYDERIREFLVTDEISIGDFVLTGGELAAMTVIDSVVRLLPEVLGNKQSHIGDSFSTGLLEHPQYTRPVEFEGMMVPEVLRSGDHAKIDEWRKKESLYRTWSRRPDLLTDYVLTEKEQQWIKEFVTRKNLDS; encoded by the coding sequence ATGCAAATTGATGTTCTTTCTTTATTCCCAGAAATGTTCGAGGGAGTATTTGGAAGTTCTATATTAAAAAAAGCGCAAGAAAAAGATGCAGTTTCATTGAAGGTGACGGATTTCAGGGCATTTTCAGGAAATAAACATAACCAAGTGGATGATTATCCTTATGGTGGTGGTGCCGGAATGGTATTAAAACCAGAGCCCTTATTTCGAGCGGTGGAATCTGTACGAGATGATCAGAAGACTCCGCGGATCATCTTAATGTGTCCTCAAGGGGAACGGTATACCCAAGCAAAAGCAGAGGAATTGGCGAAAGAAGAACATCTCATTTTCTTATGCGGTCATTATGAAGGGTACGATGAACGAATTCGCGAATTCCTAGTGACAGATGAAATTTCCATAGGTGATTTTGTTTTAACCGGTGGTGAACTGGCTGCGATGACGGTAATCGATAGTGTCGTTCGTTTGTTGCCAGAAGTTCTTGGGAATAAACAGTCACATATCGGAGATTCATTTTCAACGGGACTTCTTGAACATCCTCAATACACAAGACCAGTTGAATTTGAAGGAATGATGGTACCGGAAGTTTTACGCTCTGGAGATCATGCAAAAATCGATGAATGGCGAAAAAAAGAATCCCTTTATCGAACGTGGAGTAGACGTCCAGACTTATTAACGGATTATGTATTAACAGAAAAAGAGCAACAATGGATTAAAGAATTCGTGACAAGAAAAAACCTTGACAGCTAG
- the rplS gene encoding 50S ribosomal protein L19, producing MQNIITEITKDQLRTDLPEFRPGDTVRVHVKVVEGTRERIQMYEGVVIKRRGGGVSETFTVRKISYGVGVERTFPVHTPKIAKLEIVRKGKVRRAKLYYLRNLRGKAARIKEVR from the coding sequence ATGCAAAACATTATTACAGAAATCACAAAAGATCAACTTCGCACGGACCTTCCTGAGTTTCGTCCTGGAGACACTGTACGTGTACACGTTAAAGTTGTCGAGGGTACTCGCGAACGTATCCAAATGTACGAAGGTGTTGTCATCAAACGTCGTGGTGGCGGAGTAAGTGAAACATTTACAGTTCGTAAAATTTCTTACGGTGTAGGTGTGGAACGTACATTCCCTGTACACACTCCAAAAATCGCAAAATTAGAAATCGTACGTAAAGGTAAAGTACGTCGTGCTAAATTGTACTACTTACGTAACCTACGTGGGAAAGCTGCACGTATTAAAGAAGTACGATAA
- the lepB gene encoding signal peptidase I translates to MEQVKKEKVEFWEWAKALLIAFGLAFLIRYFLFTPIVVDGESMMPTLEDGDRMIVNKIGYNIGEPNRFDIIVFHAPEKKDYIKRVIGLPGDHIEYKNDQLYINGEAIDEPYLDPYKSQISEGTLTEDFTLEEIIQMDKVPEGHIFVMGDNRRYSKDSRHIGVVSIDEVIGSTSVIFWPFDEISVVN, encoded by the coding sequence ATGGAACAAGTAAAAAAAGAAAAAGTAGAGTTTTGGGAATGGGCAAAAGCTTTATTAATTGCATTTGGACTAGCGTTTCTTATTCGTTATTTCTTATTCACGCCAATTGTGGTGGACGGAGAATCGATGATGCCTACGTTAGAAGATGGCGATCGTATGATCGTGAACAAGATTGGCTACAATATCGGCGAACCTAATCGATTTGATATTATCGTTTTCCATGCACCTGAGAAAAAGGACTATATCAAACGTGTAATCGGACTTCCTGGTGACCATATTGAATATAAAAATGACCAATTGTATATAAATGGCGAAGCAATTGACGAGCCATATTTAGATCCATATAAATCGCAAATTTCAGAAGGTACATTAACAGAAGATTTTACTTTAGAAGAAATTATTCAAATGGATAAAGTGCCAGAAGGGCATATTTTTGTAATGGGAGATAATCGCCGTTATAGCAAAGATAGTCGCCATATCGGAGTCGTTTCCATTGATGAAGTAATCGGTAGTACAAGTGTTATTTTCTGGCCATTTGACGAAATAAGTGTAGTGAATTAG
- the ylqF gene encoding ribosome biogenesis GTPase YlqF: MTIQWFPGHMAKARREVTEKLKLVDIIFELVDARLPLSSRNPMIDEVVGQKVRLLILNKADMADEQETKRWISYFEEQGKRAIAINSLEGKGLQVVTKAAGELLSEKWERMAARGLKPRAIRAMIVGIPNVGKSTLINRLAKKNIAKTGNTPGVTKAQQWIKVGKELELLDTPGILWPKFEDQTVGYKLALTGAIKDTITNMEDLAVYGLHFLHEHYPARLQERYGLTEIDEDLVNVFDHIGKLRRTFAGGGEIDYDAVSELIVRDIRGQQLGRLSFDFVRSIAKENLAENT, encoded by the coding sequence ATGACCATTCAATGGTTTCCTGGACATATGGCAAAAGCCAGAAGAGAAGTTACAGAGAAGCTCAAATTAGTAGATATCATTTTTGAGCTAGTTGATGCTAGACTTCCATTGTCTTCTCGAAATCCAATGATTGATGAAGTTGTTGGTCAAAAAGTTCGTCTTCTTATTTTAAACAAAGCAGATATGGCAGATGAGCAAGAAACAAAAAGATGGATTTCTTATTTTGAGGAACAAGGAAAACGCGCAATTGCGATTAATTCCCTAGAAGGGAAAGGACTCCAAGTTGTTACAAAAGCAGCGGGAGAACTACTTTCTGAAAAGTGGGAACGAATGGCTGCTCGTGGACTAAAACCTCGTGCAATACGTGCGATGATTGTTGGTATTCCTAACGTTGGAAAATCGACATTGATTAATCGGTTAGCGAAAAAAAATATCGCGAAAACGGGTAATACTCCAGGCGTAACGAAAGCTCAACAATGGATAAAAGTAGGGAAAGAACTTGAACTATTAGATACTCCAGGGATTTTATGGCCAAAGTTTGAAGATCAAACTGTCGGTTACAAATTAGCGTTAACCGGAGCCATAAAAGATACCATTACGAATATGGAAGATTTAGCAGTCTACGGACTTCACTTTTTACATGAACATTATCCAGCAAGATTGCAAGAACGTTACGGGTTAACAGAAATAGATGAAGACTTAGTAAATGTCTTTGATCATATTGGGAAACTTCGTCGAACGTTTGCAGGCGGTGGAGAAATAGATTACGATGCAGTATCTGAACTAATCGTTCGTGACATTCGAGGTCAACAACTTGGCCGTCTGAGTTTCGATTTCGTTCGTTCTATTGCAAAAGAAAACCTAGCAGAGAATACGTAA
- a CDS encoding ribonuclease HII: MKISQIREQLFLLEEKNDWSESLQQDTRLGVQKLLAQWEKRNEINRLKEAIFQEKVQFDQSYNTNSQELIAGIDEAGRGPLAGPVVTAAVVFSSYPASLVNVHDSKQLRKEERERLAEIIEREALAYSIHIQSPERIDEINIYEATRESMGIALHSLKHKPSIVLIDAMTIDTSHRQHSIIKGDTKSLAIAAASILAKTTRDRLMDAYDKEFPQYGFAQHAGYGTKRHVEALHEYGPCTIHRKTFEPIKSLIQR, translated from the coding sequence ATGAAAATATCTCAAATTCGGGAGCAACTTTTTCTATTAGAAGAAAAAAACGATTGGTCCGAAAGTTTACAACAGGACACTCGTTTAGGAGTGCAAAAATTGCTCGCGCAATGGGAAAAACGAAACGAAATCAATCGATTAAAAGAAGCGATTTTCCAAGAAAAAGTTCAGTTTGATCAATCGTACAACACAAACAGTCAGGAGTTAATTGCAGGAATAGACGAAGCTGGCAGAGGCCCATTAGCAGGTCCAGTTGTAACAGCAGCCGTTGTATTTTCTTCCTATCCCGCATCGTTAGTAAACGTTCATGATTCCAAACAATTACGAAAAGAAGAAAGAGAGCGATTAGCTGAAATCATTGAACGGGAAGCACTCGCTTATTCGATACATATCCAATCTCCAGAACGAATTGATGAAATTAATATTTATGAAGCGACAAGGGAATCGATGGGTATTGCACTTCATTCCTTAAAACATAAACCTTCCATCGTGTTAATAGATGCGATGACAATTGATACGTCCCATCGTCAACATTCGATTATAAAAGGGGACACGAAAAGTCTCGCTATTGCTGCAGCATCTATTTTAGCGAAAACGACACGCGATAGATTAATGGATGCATATGATAAAGAATTTCCGCAATACGGGTTTGCACAACACGCTGGTTATGGCACGAAGAGACATGTGGAAGCACTACACGAATATGGACCATGCACGATCCATCGAAAAACATTTGAGCCGATAAAATCGCTCATTCAACGGTAG